In Massilistercora timonensis, the following are encoded in one genomic region:
- a CDS encoding ATP-binding protein, whose amino-acid sequence MALSNSQYDLLMRIYEQRQLEDEQRLRRQRQEAYKRIPALQQTEEEISSVSVAKAKNLLDGDETALASAKETLAGLFARKRQLLLDAGFPEDYLEPHYTCPDCRDTGYIGTEKCHCFKKAIIDLLYQQSNLQGILEEENFSTFRLEYYSSNHIDPLTGRSSLEAVKTALKTCRSFVDNFSSEFHNLLLYGDTGVGKTFLSHCIAKELIDASYSVIYFSAVQLFEHFAENTFGGKREEHSDGLAPIYECDLLIIDDLGTELTNAFTASQLFACINERILRRKATIISTNLALDDIKSIYSERIFSRLSSSYTMLRLTGDDIRIQKKLLNLGGTKDVTS is encoded by the coding sequence ATGGCTCTTTCCAATTCTCAATACGATTTACTTATGCGTATCTATGAACAGCGGCAGCTGGAAGACGAGCAGCGGCTTCGCCGGCAGCGCCAGGAAGCCTACAAGCGCATCCCGGCCCTTCAACAGACGGAGGAAGAGATCTCTTCTGTCAGCGTGGCCAAGGCAAAGAACCTTCTGGACGGGGACGAAACCGCCCTTGCTTCTGCTAAAGAGACGCTGGCCGGGCTTTTCGCCCGCAAGAGGCAGCTTCTTCTTGACGCAGGGTTCCCGGAAGATTACCTGGAACCTCACTATACCTGCCCCGACTGCCGGGACACCGGCTACATCGGCACAGAGAAGTGCCACTGCTTCAAGAAGGCTATTATCGACCTGCTCTATCAGCAGTCCAACCTGCAGGGGATCCTGGAAGAGGAGAATTTTTCCACCTTCCGCCTGGAATATTACTCCAGCAACCACATTGACCCGCTGACGGGCCGCTCTTCCCTGGAGGCAGTAAAGACGGCGCTGAAAACCTGCCGCTCCTTCGTGGACAACTTCTCCAGTGAATTTCACAATCTTCTGTTATACGGCGACACCGGGGTAGGGAAGACCTTTCTCTCCCACTGCATCGCCAAAGAACTGATCGACGCTTCCTACTCGGTCATTTACTTTTCCGCAGTCCAGCTCTTTGAGCATTTCGCGGAAAACACCTTTGGCGGGAAGCGGGAGGAACATTCCGACGGGCTTGCCCCCATCTATGAATGTGATCTTCTGATCATTGACGACCTGGGCACGGAGCTTACCAACGCATTTACCGCGTCCCAGCTTTTCGCCTGTATCAACGAGCGGATCCTGCGCCGGAAGGCAACCATCATTTCCACCAACCTGGCGCTTGACGATATCAAATCCATATACTCGGAGCGGATCTTCTCCCGGCTCAGCAGCTCCTACACCATGCTGCGGCTCACCGGGGACGATATCCGGATCCAGAAAAAACTATTAAACCTTGGAGGTACAAAAGATGTTACGTCGTAA
- a CDS encoding DnaD domain protein: MRKLTLTNHAQSNTTVLENEFIDNYMAKANGEYVKVYLLLLRHLTEPSGTLTVSRIADLLEITEKDVVRALNYWKKQGLLEYESAPESGPASSSLPSDVPDIRQYRSRKEFKELLFVAEQYLGKTLSATDIEAITYFYETLHMSADLIEYLIEYCVENGHKSIHYIQKVALSWHEQEFHTVEEAKAGTQAYNRNCYSVLNAYGIKGRSPATSEIAYIRKWNEEYGFALEIILEACARTMNKIHQPSFEYTDSILKSWLAQNVHSLKDVEALDTAYYKEKERKKRPAAKASSNKFNNFDSRSYDMNDLERKLVQQ; encoded by the coding sequence ATGAGGAAATTAACGCTTACCAACCACGCGCAGAGCAATACCACTGTGCTGGAGAATGAATTTATCGACAATTATATGGCCAAAGCCAACGGCGAATATGTAAAGGTGTACCTTCTTCTGCTCCGTCATCTGACCGAGCCCTCCGGCACCCTCACCGTCTCCAGGATCGCAGATCTTCTGGAGATCACGGAAAAGGATGTGGTCCGGGCTCTGAATTACTGGAAAAAGCAGGGTCTTTTAGAATACGAGTCCGCTCCTGAGAGCGGACCCGCTTCGTCTTCTCTGCCTTCGGATGTTCCGGACATCCGGCAGTACCGCAGCCGCAAGGAGTTCAAAGAGCTTCTGTTTGTGGCCGAGCAGTATCTGGGCAAGACCCTTTCCGCCACAGACATTGAGGCCATCACCTATTTCTATGAGACCCTTCACATGTCTGCGGACCTGATCGAATATCTCATCGAATACTGTGTGGAAAACGGCCACAAGAGCATCCATTACATCCAGAAAGTGGCCCTCTCCTGGCATGAGCAGGAATTCCACACCGTAGAGGAGGCCAAGGCAGGCACCCAGGCCTACAACCGCAACTGCTACTCCGTGCTGAACGCCTACGGCATCAAAGGCCGCTCACCTGCCACCTCTGAGATCGCCTATATCCGGAAGTGGAACGAGGAATACGGCTTTGCCCTGGAGATCATCCTGGAGGCCTGCGCCCGGACCATGAACAAGATCCACCAGCCCAGCTTTGAGTACACCGACTCGATCTTAAAAAGCTGGCTGGCCCAGAACGTCCACAGCCTGAAGGATGTGGAAGCCCTGGACACGGCCTACTATAAAGAGAAGGAACGCAAAAAACGGCCTGCGGCCAAAGCTTCCTCCAATAAATTCAATAATTTCGACAGCCGTTCCTACGATATGAACGATCTGGAACGGAAACTGGTCCAGCAATAA
- the murC gene encoding UDP-N-acetylmuramate--L-alanine ligase yields the protein MYHIQFDKPIHVHFIGIGGISMSGLAQILLKEHFTVSGSDNKETPLTRQLEEKGARIFYGQKASNIIEGIDVVVYTAAIHEDNEEYQAAVQKGLPLLSRAELLGQLMANYKIPIAVAGTHGKTTTTSMLSQILLAGDLDPTISVGGILPSIGGNIRVGDSDLFVTEACEYTNSFLHFLPKISIILNIDADHLDFFKDLDDIRSSFRRFAQLLPSDGALIINGNIPDLEGFTEGLPCQVISYGMDSSFDYAAVNLSYGTDGTVSFDFIKEGIFVDRISLSVNGEHNVQNALASLAVADLLHLPLEISKQGLRDFKGTDRRFQHKGEFQGVTVIDDYAHHPTEIKATLEAAAHYPHGQLWCVFQPHTYTRTKALFPEFVEALSLADHVILADIYAAREVNTLGISSEDLANALREKGTDVYYFPSFEEIEDFCRTNCREGDLLITMGAGNVVNIGEALLDQ from the coding sequence ATGTATCATATTCAGTTTGACAAACCCATACATGTACATTTTATCGGGATCGGCGGGATCAGCATGAGCGGTCTGGCCCAGATCCTTCTCAAGGAACATTTCACCGTATCCGGCTCCGACAATAAGGAGACGCCTCTCACCAGGCAGCTGGAAGAGAAGGGCGCCCGGATCTTCTACGGGCAGAAAGCCTCCAACATCATAGAGGGCATCGACGTGGTGGTCTACACCGCCGCCATCCATGAGGACAACGAAGAATACCAGGCCGCCGTGCAAAAGGGGCTTCCTCTCTTAAGCCGGGCGGAGCTTCTGGGACAACTGATGGCCAACTACAAGATCCCCATCGCCGTAGCCGGCACCCACGGAAAGACCACCACAACCTCCATGCTTTCCCAGATCCTGCTGGCAGGCGACCTGGACCCCACCATCTCCGTGGGCGGGATCCTTCCTTCCATCGGAGGAAATATCCGGGTGGGCGATTCCGACTTATTTGTGACGGAGGCCTGTGAATATACCAACAGCTTCCTTCACTTCCTGCCCAAGATCAGCATTATCTTAAATATTGACGCTGACCACCTGGATTTCTTCAAGGATCTTGACGATATCCGTTCCTCCTTCCGCAGGTTTGCCCAGCTGCTGCCTTCCGACGGCGCGCTGATCATCAACGGGAACATCCCGGACCTTGAAGGATTTACAGAAGGGCTTCCCTGCCAGGTCATCTCTTACGGCATGGACAGCTCCTTTGACTACGCCGCCGTCAATCTCTCCTACGGGACTGACGGGACAGTGTCCTTTGACTTTATAAAGGAAGGGATCTTTGTGGACCGGATCAGCCTCTCCGTCAACGGGGAGCACAATGTCCAGAACGCGCTGGCATCCCTTGCCGTGGCAGACCTTTTGCATCTGCCCCTGGAGATCTCCAAGCAGGGACTCCGTGACTTTAAGGGCACAGACCGGCGCTTCCAGCACAAAGGGGAATTCCAGGGCGTGACGGTGATCGACGACTACGCCCATCATCCCACAGAGATAAAGGCCACCCTGGAGGCAGCCGCACATTATCCCCACGGACAGCTCTGGTGTGTCTTCCAGCCTCACACCTATACCAGGACCAAGGCACTGTTCCCGGAATTCGTGGAGGCCCTCTCCCTTGCGGACCACGTGATCCTGGCCGACATCTACGCCGCCCGGGAGGTCAACACGCTGGGCATCTCCTCGGAGGATCTGGCCAATGCCCTCCGGGAGAAGGGGACCGATGTTTATTACTTCCCCTCCTTTGAGGAGATCGAAGATTTCTGCCGGACCAACTGCCGGGAAGGGGACCTGTTGATAACTATGGGCGCCGGAAACGTTGTAAATATTGGAGAAGCTCTTCTGGACCAGTAG
- a CDS encoding glucose-1-phosphate adenylyltransferase, translating into MIKKEMIAMLLAGGQGSRLGVLTAKVAKPAVAFGGKYRIIDFPLSNCINSGIDTVGVLTQYQPLRLNSHIGIGIPWDLDRNIGGVTILPPYEKSSNSEWYTGTANAIYQNLDYMESFHPDYVLILSGDHIYKMDYEVMLDYHKEHKADVTIAAMPVPMEEASRFGIVITDEDGQITEFQEKPPQPKSNLASMGIYIFSWPALKEALVALKNEPGCDFGKHIIPYCHEKGERLFAYEYNGYWKDVGTLGSYWEANMELIDIIPEFNLYEEFWKIYTNSDIIPPQYISGQAVINRSIIGDGAEIYGEVDNCVIGPGVTIGEGTIVRDSIIMKDVSVGEGCVIDKAIIAESVEVGSHVTLGIGADVPNQRKPDIYAFGLVTIGENSVIPEGVQVGKNTAISGVTTKEDYPGGVLGSGETLIKAGERS; encoded by the coding sequence ATGATAAAAAAAGAAATGATAGCGATGCTGCTTGCAGGGGGACAGGGCAGCAGGCTTGGTGTTCTTACGGCGAAAGTGGCAAAGCCGGCGGTTGCGTTTGGAGGAAAGTACCGGATCATTGACTTCCCGCTCAGCAACTGTATCAATTCTGGAATCGATACCGTGGGTGTGCTGACCCAATATCAGCCCCTGCGTCTGAACAGCCATATCGGAATCGGAATTCCCTGGGATCTGGACCGGAATATCGGAGGCGTGACGATCCTGCCGCCGTATGAGAAGAGCAGCAACAGTGAGTGGTACACAGGCACGGCCAACGCCATTTACCAGAATCTGGACTATATGGAGTCCTTCCATCCGGACTACGTGCTGATCCTCTCCGGCGACCATATCTATAAGATGGATTATGAAGTGATGCTGGATTACCACAAGGAACATAAGGCGGACGTGACCATCGCCGCTATGCCGGTGCCTATGGAGGAGGCCAGCCGGTTCGGGATCGTGATCACCGACGAGGACGGACAGATCACGGAATTCCAGGAGAAGCCGCCCCAGCCCAAGAGCAACCTGGCGTCCATGGGGATCTATATCTTCAGCTGGCCGGCGCTCAAGGAAGCCCTGGTAGCGCTGAAGAACGAGCCGGGATGCGACTTTGGAAAACATATCATTCCCTACTGCCACGAGAAGGGGGAGCGGCTGTTCGCTTATGAATACAACGGCTACTGGAAAGATGTGGGGACCCTGGGTTCCTACTGGGAAGCCAACATGGAGCTGATCGACATTATCCCGGAATTCAACCTGTATGAAGAATTCTGGAAGATCTATACCAACAGCGACATCATCCCGCCTCAGTACATTTCCGGACAGGCGGTGATCAACCGGAGCATTATCGGCGACGGTGCGGAGATTTACGGCGAGGTGGACAACTGTGTGATCGGGCCCGGTGTTACCATCGGGGAGGGGACCATCGTCAGGGATTCCATCATTATGAAGGATGTGTCCGTGGGCGAGGGATGTGTGATCGATAAGGCGATCATCGCCGAGAGCGTGGAAGTAGGCAGCCACGTGACGCTGGGCATCGGCGCGGACGTGCCCAATCAGCGCAAACCTGATATCTACGCGTTTGGTCTTGTGACCATCGGCGAGAACTCTGTCATTCCGGAGGGAGTGCAGGTTGGAAAGAATACCGCCATCAGCGGTGTCACCACGAAGGAGGATTATCCGGGCGGCGTGCTGGGAAGCGGAGAGACTTTGATAAAGGCAGGTGAGCGTTCATGA
- the glgD gene encoding glucose-1-phosphate adenylyltransferase subunit GlgD: MRAVGLILAGGNSNKMRELTQKRAVAAMPVAGSYRAIDFALSNMSNSHIQKVAVLTQYNARSLNEHLNSSKWWDFGRKQGGLYVFTPTITADNGYWYRGTADAIHQNLDFLKKCHEPYVIIASGDAVYKMDYNKVLEYHIAKKADITVVCKELPPGEDASRFGTIKMNDTMRIEEFEEKPMVANSNTISTGIYVIRRRQLIDLIEHCAEEERHDFVTDILIRYKNLKKICGYKIKDYWSNISTVDAYYRTNMDFLKPEVRNYFFKQHPDVYSKVSDLPPAKYNPGAAVKNSLIASGCIINGTVENSILFKKVFVGNNCVIKNSIILNDVYLGDNTYIENCIVESRDTIRANTRHIGENGVKVVVEKNERYAL, translated from the coding sequence ATGAGAGCAGTAGGACTTATTTTAGCAGGCGGAAACAGTAATAAAATGAGGGAGCTGACTCAGAAGCGCGCGGTGGCGGCGATGCCGGTGGCCGGAAGCTACAGGGCCATTGATTTCGCGCTGAGCAATATGTCTAATTCCCATATCCAGAAGGTGGCGGTGCTGACCCAGTACAACGCCCGCTCTCTGAATGAACATCTGAATTCCTCCAAATGGTGGGATTTCGGAAGAAAGCAGGGGGGACTGTATGTATTTACCCCCACCATTACCGCGGATAACGGTTACTGGTACCGGGGAACTGCGGATGCCATCCACCAGAATCTGGATTTCTTAAAGAAATGCCACGAGCCATATGTGATCATCGCGTCTGGGGATGCGGTGTACAAGATGGATTACAATAAAGTCCTGGAATACCACATTGCGAAAAAGGCGGACATCACGGTGGTGTGCAAGGAACTTCCGCCGGGCGAGGACGCCAGCCGGTTCGGCACGATCAAGATGAACGATACCATGCGGATCGAGGAGTTTGAGGAGAAGCCCATGGTGGCCAATTCCAATACCATTTCCACAGGGATCTATGTGATCCGCAGAAGACAGCTGATCGACCTGATCGAGCATTGCGCGGAAGAAGAGAGACACGATTTTGTAACCGATATCTTGATCAGATATAAGAATCTGAAAAAGATCTGCGGTTATAAAATAAAAGATTACTGGAGCAACATATCGACGGTGGATGCTTATTACAGGACGAATATGGATTTCCTGAAGCCGGAAGTGAGAAATTACTTCTTCAAGCAGCACCCGGATGTGTATTCGAAGGTGAGCGACCTGCCGCCGGCGAAATACAACCCGGGAGCAGCTGTGAAGAACAGCCTTATCGCAAGCGGCTGTATCATTAACGGCACGGTGGAGAACTCCATTCTGTTCAAGAAAGTATTTGTCGGTAACAATTGTGTCATCAAGAATTCAATCATTCTTAACGATGTCTACCTCGGAGATAACACTTACATTGAAAACTGCATTGTAGAGAGTCGTGATACAATCAGGGCAAACACACGTCATATTGGGGAAAATGGTGTGAAAGTAGTTGTTGAAAAGAACGAGAGGTATGCACTCTAG
- the spoVG gene encoding septation regulator SpoVG has protein sequence MKITDVRMRKVAKEGKLKAIVSITLDDEFAVHDIKIIEGDRGLFIAMPSKKVLDGEYRDIAHPINSEVRERVQSEILRKYQEMLDSEEAATEEEEGAY, from the coding sequence ATGAAGATCACAGATGTACGCATGAGGAAGGTGGCAAAAGAAGGAAAATTAAAAGCAATCGTGTCCATTACGCTGGATGATGAATTTGCCGTTCATGACATTAAGATCATCGAGGGAGACAGAGGGCTGTTCATTGCAATGCCAAGCAAGAAAGTACTGGACGGAGAATATAGGGACATTGCACATCCGATCAATTCTGAGGTGAGGGAGAGAGTTCAAAGCGAGATCCTCCGGAAATATCAGGAGATGTTGGATAGCGAAGAGGCTGCGACGGAGGAAGAAGAGGGGGCTTATTAA
- a CDS encoding RNA pseudouridine synthase, with product MDHTSLKILYEDPQIIVCVKPAGIPTQTKKIGLPDMVSLLKNHLAGQSPSGQPPYLALIHRLDQPVAGILVFARTPAAAKALNQQLTSHQFGKYYRALVFGQPPRSEGTLEDYLVKDSRSNTSRVCAKDAPGAKSARLQYTIVKKGQGFFNLGRGIFENTTSPTEFPTELDIHLDTGRHHQIRVQLAAMGCPIIGDFKYGPGSPDPAVRPPLMLCAYRLEFLHPVTRKKLCFQLAKEEEGA from the coding sequence ATGGATCATACTTCTCTGAAAATATTATATGAAGATCCCCAGATTATTGTGTGCGTAAAACCGGCAGGTATTCCCACTCAGACCAAAAAAATCGGCTTGCCCGACATGGTAAGCCTTCTGAAGAATCATCTGGCCGGGCAGTCCCCTTCCGGACAGCCGCCCTATCTCGCTCTGATCCACCGGCTGGATCAGCCGGTAGCCGGCATCCTGGTATTCGCCCGGACACCTGCCGCCGCCAAAGCCTTGAACCAGCAGCTGACCAGCCATCAATTTGGAAAATATTACCGGGCCCTGGTCTTTGGACAACCGCCCAGAAGCGAAGGCACCCTGGAAGATTACCTGGTAAAAGATTCCCGCAGCAACACCTCCCGGGTGTGCGCAAAGGACGCTCCCGGGGCAAAATCCGCCCGTCTGCAGTATACAATCGTCAAAAAGGGACAGGGTTTTTTCAATCTGGGACGTGGTATTTTCGAAAATACCACGTCCCCAACTGAATTTCCAACCGAGCTTGACATTCACCTGGACACGGGGCGCCACCACCAGATCCGCGTCCAGCTGGCCGCCATGGGCTGCCCCATCATCGGGGATTTCAAATACGGCCCGGGCTCACCGGATCCGGCGGTACGCCCGCCGCTTATGCTCTGTGCTTACCGGCTGGAGTTCCTTCACCCCGTCACCCGCAAGAAGCTTTGTTTTCAGCTGGCCAAAGAAGAAGAGGGGGCTTAA
- the proS gene encoding proline--tRNA ligase, protein MAKEKMVKNITSREENFAQWYTDVVREAELCDYSSVKGCLNYLPNGYAIWELIQADLDRRFKETGVENVCLPMLIPESLLEKEADHVEGFAPEVAWVTHGGMERLQERFCIRPTSETLFCDLWAKSVRSYRDLPKVWNQWNSVLRWEKTTRPFLRSREFLWQEGHTLHATYEEAEERTIQMFHVYEDCYRETLAIPFVSGRKAEHEKFAGAQDTYTIEALMHDGKALQSATSHFFGSGFPDAFGIKYVDKNNQLQSAYETSWGWSTRSIGALIMVHGDDDGLVLPPHVAPVECRIIPIAQHKEGVLDRAFALLDELKKAGYRVKIDDSDKSTGWKFAEQEMLGIPTRIEIGPKDLEKNQVVVVRRDNREKTVVSLDEIAVKLREILEQEQQDMYDKANEFLQNHIDTATTMDEMEEKFKANRGFVKACWCGDPECEGEVKYVTGGAATRCLIEDEEMISDKCIWCGKPAKHMAYWGKSY, encoded by the coding sequence ATGGCAAAGGAAAAAATGGTCAAAAACATCACATCCCGCGAGGAGAATTTTGCGCAGTGGTACACAGACGTTGTGCGGGAGGCGGAGCTGTGTGATTATTCAAGTGTTAAAGGCTGTCTGAACTATCTTCCCAACGGCTACGCGATCTGGGAGCTGATCCAGGCAGATCTGGACCGCCGGTTTAAAGAGACTGGTGTGGAAAATGTATGTCTTCCGATGTTGATCCCGGAGAGCCTTCTGGAAAAGGAAGCTGATCACGTGGAAGGCTTTGCGCCGGAGGTTGCGTGGGTAACCCATGGCGGAATGGAGAGACTGCAGGAGCGGTTCTGTATCCGTCCTACTTCCGAGACCCTGTTCTGCGATCTGTGGGCCAAGAGCGTGCGCTCTTACCGTGATCTGCCGAAGGTATGGAACCAGTGGAACTCCGTGCTGCGCTGGGAGAAGACTACCCGGCCTTTCCTTCGTTCCAGAGAGTTCCTGTGGCAGGAGGGACACACCCTTCACGCTACCTATGAGGAAGCAGAAGAGCGGACTATCCAGATGTTCCACGTATATGAGGACTGCTACCGTGAGACCCTGGCGATCCCGTTTGTATCCGGAAGAAAAGCAGAGCACGAGAAATTTGCCGGCGCTCAGGATACCTATACCATTGAGGCGCTGATGCACGATGGAAAAGCACTGCAGTCCGCCACCAGCCATTTCTTCGGAAGCGGCTTCCCGGATGCATTTGGCATTAAGTATGTAGATAAGAATAATCAGCTTCAGAGCGCTTACGAGACTTCCTGGGGATGGTCCACCAGAAGCATCGGAGCCCTTATCATGGTACACGGCGATGACGACGGACTGGTGCTGCCGCCTCATGTAGCGCCGGTAGAATGCCGGATCATTCCGATCGCACAGCATAAAGAAGGCGTTCTTGACCGGGCATTCGCACTGCTGGATGAACTGAAGAAAGCCGGATATCGTGTGAAAATCGACGATTCCGACAAGAGCACCGGCTGGAAATTCGCTGAGCAGGAGATGCTGGGAATTCCGACCCGTATCGAGATCGGCCCGAAAGATCTGGAGAAGAACCAGGTAGTCGTAGTACGCCGGGATAACCGTGAAAAGACGGTAGTATCTCTGGATGAGATCGCAGTAAAACTTCGCGAGATCCTGGAGCAGGAGCAGCAGGATATGTACGATAAGGCAAATGAATTCCTGCAGAACCATATCGATACCGCAACCACCATGGACGAGATGGAAGAGAAATTCAAAGCCAACCGCGGATTTGTAAAAGCCTGCTGGTGCGGAGATCCGGAATGCGAAGGAGAGGTAAAATACGTGACCGGCGGCGCGGCAACCAGATGTCTGATCGAAGATGAAGAAATGATCTCCGATAAATGTATCTGGTGCGGAAAGCCTGCGAAACACATGGCATATTGGGGAAAATCTTATTAA
- a CDS encoding transposase: MPRKARQESGTGFYHVIARGLDKEPVFQAGAEKRRMREIIGENLEKYQVSVYAYCLMSNHIHLLVKADLKNLSLFMAKILAKYAHYYNYKHHRTGYVFQGRFRSQCIESEAYFWNCLRYVHLNPVKAKLCKRPASYPYSSMAEYMDVKKQLLLDTKSREMFRSRFYRWKEFEEFHRASCGDFFIDIREEEFAQRKAIAEEILRQLQEEKGLSAEEILDQVEMRDFFEKTLRERFGVSKDKIRKIRETIERELVRKEK, translated from the coding sequence ATGCCGAGAAAAGCGAGGCAGGAAAGCGGGACGGGATTTTATCATGTTATAGCCAGAGGGCTGGATAAAGAACCTGTTTTTCAGGCAGGGGCAGAAAAAAGGCGGATGCGGGAAATCATCGGGGAAAATCTGGAGAAGTACCAGGTGTCTGTTTATGCTTATTGTCTGATGTCAAATCACATTCATCTGCTTGTCAAGGCAGATCTAAAAAACTTATCATTATTCATGGCTAAAATCTTAGCCAAGTATGCCCATTATTATAATTACAAACATCATCGGACCGGATATGTATTCCAGGGGCGATTCCGAAGCCAGTGTATCGAGAGCGAGGCGTATTTCTGGAATTGTCTGCGTTATGTTCATTTGAATCCTGTGAAGGCAAAGCTTTGTAAACGACCTGCAAGTTATCCTTACAGCAGTATGGCTGAATATATGGATGTGAAGAAGCAATTGCTGTTAGATACAAAGAGTCGTGAAATGTTCCGCAGCAGGTTTTATCGCTGGAAGGAATTTGAGGAGTTCCACCGGGCAAGCTGCGGAGATTTTTTTATAGATATACGGGAAGAAGAATTTGCTCAGAGAAAAGCGATCGCGGAAGAAATTTTGCGGCAGCTGCAGGAAGAAAAAGGACTGTCTGCAGAAGAAATCCTTGACCAGGTGGAAATGCGGGATTTCTTTGAAAAAACATTGCGGGAAAGATTTGGGGTTTCAAAAGACAAAATCAGAAAGATCCGGGAAACAATTGAACGGGAGCTCGTTCGGAAGGAGAAATAA
- a CDS encoding CCA tRNA nucleotidyltransferase, which yields MDMLRIDLPEKVNRVIETLQQHGFEAYAVGGCVRDSILGRMPEDWDITTSAQPEEVKELFHRTIDTGIQHGTVTVRISGESFEVTTYRVDGEYEDGRHPKEVTFTSRLEEDLQRRDFTINAMAYNERDGLVDVFGGIEDLESGVIRCVGNPEERFSEDALRILRGVRFAAQLGFSLDEATREGMRNLAPTLKKISAERIQVELVKMLVSDRPELLGEACELGITTWFLPEFDRMMETEQETPHHMYNVGEHTLHAMKNIRSDKVLRLTMLLHDMGKPALKTIDSAGRAHFKKHAAESEVLTRQILRRLKFDNDTIYKVCRLVHFHDYRMEATQQNVRWAMNRIGEDLFPAYLEVRRADVLAQSMYKREEKIRNLDEIEALYQKIKEEGQCVSLRTLAVSGKDLLEAGMTPGREIGEKLEELLELVLESPELNTKEELLKHL from the coding sequence ATGGATATGTTGAGGATAGATTTGCCGGAAAAAGTGAATCGTGTGATCGAAACTTTGCAGCAGCATGGTTTTGAAGCTTATGCAGTAGGGGGGTGTGTTCGGGATTCGATTTTGGGGCGGATGCCGGAAGACTGGGATATCACTACTTCTGCTCAGCCGGAGGAGGTCAAGGAGTTGTTTCACCGCACCATCGATACGGGGATCCAGCATGGGACTGTTACGGTGCGCATAAGCGGAGAAAGCTTTGAGGTGACCACATACCGGGTGGATGGGGAATACGAGGACGGACGCCATCCAAAGGAAGTGACTTTTACCAGCAGGCTGGAGGAAGACCTGCAGCGACGGGATTTTACCATCAACGCTATGGCGTATAATGAGAGGGACGGACTGGTAGATGTTTTTGGGGGGATCGAGGATCTGGAATCTGGCGTGATCCGGTGTGTGGGAAATCCGGAAGAACGGTTTTCTGAGGATGCCCTTCGGATCCTGCGGGGAGTCCGGTTTGCGGCACAGCTGGGATTTTCCCTGGATGAAGCAACTAGAGAAGGAATGCGAAACCTTGCTCCTACACTGAAAAAGATCAGCGCGGAGCGGATACAGGTTGAGTTGGTGAAAATGCTGGTTTCTGACCGGCCGGAGCTTCTGGGAGAAGCCTGTGAATTGGGGATCACCACCTGGTTCCTGCCGGAATTTGACCGGATGATGGAGACAGAGCAGGAAACACCCCATCACATGTATAATGTGGGGGAGCATACCCTGCATGCCATGAAAAATATACGCAGTGACAAAGTGCTGCGGCTGACCATGCTTCTCCACGATATGGGCAAGCCCGCACTGAAGACTATAGATTCCGCGGGTCGGGCGCATTTTAAGAAACATGCCGCCGAGAGCGAGGTTTTGACCAGACAGATCTTGCGGAGGCTGAAGTTTGACAATGACACGATCTATAAAGTCTGCAGGCTTGTGCATTTCCACGATTACCGGATGGAGGCAACCCAGCAGAATGTCCGCTGGGCGATGAACCGGATCGGGGAAGACCTGTTCCCGGCATATCTGGAAGTGCGGCGGGCGGATGTGCTGGCGCAGAGCATGTATAAGCGGGAAGAAAAGATTCGGAATCTAGATGAGATCGAGGCGCTGTATCAGAAGATAAAAGAAGAAGGGCAGTGCGTTTCCCTACGGACGCTGGCGGTATCAGGGAAAGACCTGCTGGAAGCAGGAATGACGCCGGGCAGGGAAATCGGCGAGAAACTGGAGGAATTGCTGGAGCTGGTGCTGGAATCTCCGGAACTTAACACCAAAGAAGAGCTGTTAAAGCATCTGTAA